One segment of Carya illinoinensis cultivar Pawnee chromosome 1, C.illinoinensisPawnee_v1, whole genome shotgun sequence DNA contains the following:
- the LOC122301473 gene encoding calmodulin-like protein 30 has translation MSNLSFLNFQYGISIKPPSKPVQSSISKERQCSNTSKCLQLNVEEMRRVFDKFDSNKDGKLSKEEYKLAQRVLLDGGIQVPETEMAKEFQMIDSDGDGFIDFNEFMEVFNIGGGVNASDIQSAFRVYDLDGDGKISAEELLQILKKLGEVCSLQACRKMVKAVDTDGDGFVDINEFMSMMAGIKKRP, from the coding sequence ATGTCGAACTTGAGTTTTCTCAATTTCCAGTATGGAATTTCAATCAAGCCCCCATCAAAACCAGTCCAGTCGAGCATCTCCAAGGAGAGGCAATGCTCAAACACGTCGAAGTGTTTACAGCTAAACGTGGAGGAGATGAGACGGGTGTTCGATAAATTTGACTCCAACAAAGATGGGAAACTCTCGAAGGAGGAATATAAGTTAGCACAAAGGGTACTACTGGATGGAGGAATTCAAGTTCCTGAAACCGAGATGGCTAAGGAATTTCAGATGATCGATTCTGATGGAGACGGTTTCATTGATTTCAACGAGTTCATGGAGGTATTCAACATTGGAGGTGGGGTAAATGCATCTGACATTCAAAGTGCTTTTCGTGTGTATGATTTGGATGGGGATGGTAAAATAAGTGCTGAGGAATTGTTGCAGATTCTGAAAAAGTTAGGAGAGGTCTGCAGCCTTCAGGCTTGCAGGAAAATGGTGAAAGCAGTAGACACCGATGGGGATGGTTTTGTTGATATAAATGAATTTATGAGCATGATGGCAGGCATCAAGAAACGGCCATGA
- the LOC122305653 gene encoding uncharacterized protein LOC122305653, protein MACLDMYNSEHKGHHCAPMSPRISFSSDFLDVQQNTKQERSSREAPVSSDFEFSVANYSMMSADELFFKGRLLPFKDNYNQMQRTTTLREELLVDDDHEHISPRPPKGSTRWKGLLGLKRTHIGSKKADKSEGSVERVVESKRSGLIHEEAHTSNTSQEMLN, encoded by the exons ATGGCATGCTTAGACATGTACAACTCCGAGCATAAGGGTCACCACTGCGCTCCAATGAGCCCAAGGATTTCCTTTTCCAGCGACTTTCTTGATGTCCAGCAGAACACCAAGCAAGAGAGAAGCTCCAGGGAAGCACCAGTTTCCTCGGACTTTGAGTTTTCCGTGGCAAACTATTCCATGATGAGTGCTGACGAGCTTTTCTTCAAAGGCAGACTTTTGCCTTTCAAGGACAATTACAACCAGATGCAGAGGACTACTACTCTGAGGGAAGAGCTTCTTGTTGATGATGATCATGAACATATCTCTCCAAGGCCACCCAAGGGATCGACTCGGTGGAAGGGGCTTCTGGGTCTGAAAAGAACCCACATCGGGTCCAAGAAAGCTGATAAGAGTGAAGGGTCTGTGGAAAGAGTGGTTGAAAGTAAAAGGTCTGGTTTGATCCACGAGGAAGCCCATACTAGCAACACTTCGCAG GAGATGTTGAATTAA
- the LOC122305664 gene encoding B3 domain-containing protein Os01g0234100-like, with product MDPDVWREGKEEKEGNAKHDTVEETLLISTELDDVTLAELSKTPNSKRISWHSSCTGEKRKAMDNKKERLSSIKKGIPESKIKHAISNQAAWKAMSSKQGKTLMDGHAVIRAEEIRSNLPPEYPSFVKSLVRSHVASCFWMGLPVAFCKAHLPDKDTPIILEDECGKQHELKYIAVKTGLSSGWRQFSVAHKLLEGDVLVFQLVEPTKFKVYIIRPNDLNEVDGTLGLLKLNSQTKLSGAGMGKATSSNSKRKLPKCLPIGIDDKKKKSGLPKSVPYLRQLAEQSQSDSEEVVSEVMEDFKLPGRLLKFEDIKSFLNFSILVDGMSIDSEFPDDIRKKYYKLCCSQNAFLHDRLVKGINYKLVVGIISETVNIAYAIKASNLMTTSQGEFSTWDKTLLGFEHLGMDVKFLRSWLHSIASLANESESESYTRSYLEIRTERGSIEDEMRNIEVKLSELKEACYGFGAYIDNMKSKAEIYELNFQGEVTAPW from the exons ATGGATCCAGATGTTTGGAGGGAGGGGAAGGAAGAGAAGGAGGGGAATGCGAAGCACGATACGGTGGAGGAGACGCTCCTGATATCCACGGAGTTGGACGACGTAACTCTGGCGGAGCTATCCAAGACTCCCAACTCCAAGCGCATTTCTTGGCACTCATCCTGcacc GGCGAGAAGAGGAAGGCCAtggataataaaaaagaaaggctCTCGAGCATCAAGAAGGGCATTCCGGAATCGAAAATTAAGCAT GCTATATCGAATCAGGCAGCATGGAAGGCGATGAG CTCTAAACAAGGTAAGACTCTAATGGATGGACATGCTGTGATTCGAGCTGAGGAAATTCGGTCAAATCTACCGCCTGAATACCCTAGCTTTGTCAAGTCATTGGTCAGATCACATGTTGCTAGTTGTTTTTGGATG GGGCTTCCTGTGGCATTCTGTAAGGCACACTTACCAGATAAGGATACTCCCATCATTTTGGAAGATGAATGTGGAAAACAACATGAGTTGAAATATATTGCCGTCAAGACAGGATTGAGTTCTGGTTGGAGGCAGTTTTCTGTTGCACACAAATTGCTCGAGGGAGATGTTTTGGTCTTCCAATTAGTTGAACCTACCAAATTTAAG GTTTACATAATTAGGCCAAATGATTTGAATGAAGTAGATGGGACTCTTGGCCTTCTAAAATTGAATTCTCAGACAAAACTAAGTGGTGCAG GGATGGGTAAAGCAACTTCTAGTAATTCAAAGAGGAAACTGCCGAAGTGTCTACCTATTGGTATCGAtgacaagaagaaaaagagtggCCTCCCAAAGTCGGTTCCTTACCTTCGGCAGCTGGCAGAACAATCTCAAAGTGACAGTGAAGAGGTCGTTTCAGAAGTTATGGAAGACTTTAAGTTGCCTGGGCGACTTCTTAAGTTCGAAGACATCAAAAGTTTTTTGAATTTCAGCATTCTAGTTGATGGAATGTCCATAGATTCTGAGTTCCCCGATGATATTAGAAAGAAATACTACAAGCTATGCTGCAGTCAGAATGCATTTCTTCACGACCGTCTAGTGAAGGGCATCAATTACAAGTTGGTAGTTGGAATTATATCTGAGACTGTTAACATTGCTTATGCCATAAAAGCTAGCAACCTCATGACTACCTCTCAAGGGGAATTTTCTACTTGGGACAAGACTTTGCTAGGCTTTGAGCATTTGGGCATGGACGTCAAGTTCTTACGCTCTTGGCTACACAGTATCGCAAGCCTTGCCAATGAATCAGAAAGTGAGTCTTACACCAGAAGTTACTTGGAAATTAGAACTGAACGAGGTAGCATAGAAGATGAAATGAGGAATATCGAAGTAAAGCTATCGGAATTAAAGGAGGCATGTTATGGATTTGGTGCTTATATTGATAACATGAAGTCGAAAGCTGAAATCTACGAGCTCAATTTCCAGGGAGAGGTTACCGCTCCCTGGTGA